CGTTAAAATGGAAGTAGTAAATGTATAAATAATAATATATGCAGCATATATGGCATGGTATTTTAAGCTGGCATAATGTTTTAGATGCAGATAAAACATATTTAGTCTCCAGTAAATTATAAGCATGCCTTATAATTTAAACTGTATTGGAAGGAAGTGTATTACATGGAAAAGTGTGTTCAAGAATATTTTGTTCTTAACGGTAAAGTAGAAAATGTAGAAGTTTTTGATGGAAATTTTGTAAATAGAGGAAAATCCATATATGAAGTTATAAGAATTATTGACGGTGTTCCTCTTTTTTTAGATAAACATATTGCAAGGTTAGAAAGATCATTTGGACTAGAACAATTAAAAATGTCTACAGATATAAAACATGTAAAGAGAGATATATTCACTCTTATTAAAGCTAATAAAGCTAAAGAAGGAAATATAAAAATAGTTTTTAATTATTTGGATGGAGAGTATAGTACTTATTTATATTTTATTAAACATAAATATCCAGATAAATTGGATTATGAAAATGGTGTCAAAACAATTCTATATAATGGAGAAAGAGAAAATCCAAATGCTAAAGTTATAAATTTGAACTTTAGACAGATGGTAGATAAAGAAATAAAAGAGAAGGGGGTATTTGAGGCCATACTTGTTGACAGAAATGGCAATATAACAGAAGGAAGTAAATCAAATATATTTATGGTACAAGATAATATAGTTTATACGGCACCCAAAGAAGATGTGCTTCCTGGTATAACAAGAGAAGTAATAGTTGAAATCTGTAAACAATGTGGATATACAGTAGAAGACAGAAGGATAAGTTGTAAAGAAATAAGTAAACTTCAAGGTTTGTTTATTTCTGGTACGTCACCTAAGGTGCTGCCAATATCTCAAGTGGATAATATAGAAATTAATTCTCAAAACAATGAAACTATAAGGAATATAAGGAAAACTTATGACAATTATATCAGCAATTATATAAAAAACTTTGATAGTAAAAGTTAAAAAAATAATATAATATATTAATAAACAAAATATTATATAGACTTAAAAACTTACGAAAATTAATTATATACTTATAATTATAAAGGTTTTACAAAAACTTACGATAAATTAAGTAAAAAATATGAGATTGGTGTTATATTTTACTTAATGTAATAATTATTTTGTGCGGGGGAGATTGTTTATATGGATAAAGAAATAATTAGTGGCACCACAGTTGAAGAGTGCCTAGAGAAAGCTTGCAGTAAGTATAATTTATCAAAAAATAATATAAAATATGAAGTAATAGAAGTAAAAAATGGGCTATTTAAAAAAAGAGCATCAATAGAAGTTGAGATTGTAGATAATAGTAATGAGGAAGATAATAAAAAAGATGGTAATGTTGAAATTTTAAATGGCAAAATTAATGTCAAGGATCCTGAAGAAGGTGGGGAATGTGCTAAAATTGTAGTTCCCTCAAATATAGGTGTTCAAATTAATGGAAAAGAGGTTAAAGGAACTGGTGAAATATATAATTCTAGTGATATAGAAATATATTTTCATGAAATTGAAAAACCAGAAAGAAAAGTTGCTATAAACACCTCACCAGATAAGATGAATGCTTACATAAGTATAAACTATGTTAATAAAAATGTGTACAAACTAAAAGATGCACTAGCTTCAAATAAAGTTGTTTTAGAAAGTGAAATTTTAAGAACAGAAAAGCCCCCAATGTATACAAAAGAAGAAATTTTAGAAATATTAAAAGCCAGTAATATAAATTATGGAATAATATCAGATAACTTACTTAAATGTACTTCTGGCGAAGAAATTATAGATTTGCCAATTGCTCAGGGGGTAAAGGTTGAAAACGATGAAGATGACAAGATAGAATTCAAATTTAGTATTAAAAAGAATAATAAATTTCAAGAAAACCAAAATGGTAAAATAGATTTTAAAAGTATAGGTTTCATAAATGCAGTAGAGGAAGGAACCATACTTGCTGAAAGGCATGCAGGAAAAGAAGGGCATGATGGAAGAGATATATATGGAAATGTTATAAAAAAGAAAAGTGGTAAAATAGTGAAAATTAATATAGGTGAAGGCTGTGAATTTAAAAATGAAAATGTAGTTGTTGCAGTTAGAAAAGGAGAACCTATATATACCGGAAATAAAATATCTGTTATAGCCATACATGAAGTTAATTCAGACGTTGATTTAAAAACAGGAAATATAAAGTTTGTTGGAGATGTTTTTATACATGGAAATGTAAGCGAAAGTATGAAAGTTGAATCTGAACATAATATAAAAATAGATAAGAATGTCCAAAATGCAACAGTTTCAGCTAATGGAAATATTATTATAGAAAAAAACGCTATTTTTTCTAATATTTTTGGCGGCGGCCAAGATGTTTTTGTATTAAAACAACTTGAATTTCTTAATACGATAGATTTAAATATAAAAAATATTATAGAAGCTGTAGGGCAGGTAAAACATTATAATATACATGGAAAGGGGTCTACAGATGGACAAATTTTGAAGGCATTGTTAGAGGGAAAGTTTAGACTATTACCTAGATTGTGTGAAAAATTTATAGAAATATGTGACATGGAGGCAAATGCTGATATTGTAAACTTTTTTAAGTCTAAGATAATAGGTATGGGACCACTCAATGTTGAAAATTTAAATGAATTGGACGATTTAGCTTTGCTTTGTGAGCAAAAAGTCACTAACTTAAAGAATATGCTTTCTGTGCCCGTAGACGTAAGTGTAGGATATTGTCAAAATTCTAAGATAGAAAGTTCAGGCAACATATTTATCACAGGAAAGGGTGAGTACATTTCCAATTTAACAGCTAGAAATAATATTATATTTACTAATGATAATTCTGTAGCTAGAGGTGGAACTATAAAGGCAAAAAATGAAATAAAATGTGGTGTGATAGGTAGTATAGCGGGTGTCTCTACGAAAATACAAGTAGAAAGACATGGAAATATATATGCTGAAATAGCATACCAAAATACTAGATTTGTTATTGGAAATAAGGAACATGTCGTAGAAAATCCATGTAAAGGTGTCCATGTATATATAAATAAGGATGATGAACTTATAGTTGATAAATTATTATTATAGGAGGTAAGGTATGAGTGACGGTGTAAAGATACTTATATTTGTTGTAGGTGAAGAATATTATGCAGCAGATATTGTCCAAGTTGAAAGAATTCTGGGACATGAAATGTCAACAAAATTGCCAGATGTTCCTGACTTTGTTAATGGAGTAATAAACTATGAAGGTGGAATACTTCCGGTAATTTCATTAGCAAAAAGATTTTCTCTTAAAGAAAAAGAAATAAGTGACGAAACAAAAGTTATAGTTTCTAAAATTCAAAAAGGGAAAATTGGAATAATTGTTGATCTAGTATCAGAAGTTAGAGATATAGAGTCCAAAGATATAGAGGAGCAACCCAATGTTATATCAGGTATATCAAAACGTTATATTAAAGGACTTATAAAAGTTGATGGTAAAATAGTTATTTTTCTTGATATATCCAAAATATTAACAGATGAGGAAAAAGAACTGCTATAGGTAGTTCGGGTATTGTGATGGAAGAAAAAGGGCAAATAAAAGAGATAAGGGTAGGAATAGCAGATCTTAATACTGCATTTTCTCCGAATAGGATAATAACTGTTGGGTTGGGCTCATGTATTGGAATAGCTATTTATGATGGCAGGAATAAAGTGGGAGGTTTATCACACATAATGCTTCCCGATAGTACGCAATTTAGTAAAGTTACAAATCCATATAAGTTCGCAGATTTAGCAATCCCTATACTTATAAAGAAATTGGAGGGAATGGGTGGAAATATTAGAAATATGCAAGCAAAGATAGCAGGTGGAGCATCAATGTTTAACTTTTCAGATAAAAGTATGAACATGGATATAGGAAACAGAAATGGGATTTCAGTTAAAAAAGTTCTTAAGGACTTAAAGGTGCCATTATTAAGTGAAGATATCGGAGGAAATAAAGGAAGAACAATGATTTTTAATACTCTTGATGGAAGTGTTGACATAAGAACAGTAGGTGTGGGTATTAAGAAAATTTAGATGGAGTGATAACATTGGAAAAAATAAAAGTTATAGTGGTAGATGATTCAGCACTTATGAGAAAATTAATATCTGATATGTTAGAGAGTAATGAAGGTATTGAGGTTATTGCTACAGCAGTAAATGGTGAGGATTTATTAAATAAATTAAAAGTAATGAGACCGGATATTATAACCTTAGATATAGAAATGCCTGTTATGAATGGTATAGATACTCTTAAAGCTATAAAAAAAATGCAAATAAACATACCAATAATAGTTTTTAGTAGTATTTCTCAAAAAGGTATGAAATATACTATGGAATGTCTTTATTTAGGAGCCTTTGATTTTATTCCAAAACCTGAAAAAATGTTTGAAATTTCGAAAATGAAAGATGGCCTCATAGAAAGAATAAAAGTAGCATATAGTCAAAATAAAAATAGAAATGCTATAAAAGTTAACCCGGTTATAAAACATGAGATAAAACGTGTTAACAACGATAATATTGAGGCTGTTGTAATAGGAGCATCAACAGGAGGACCTAAAGCATTGTACAAAGTTATAACAAAATTTCCTAAGAATATGAATGTTCCTGTTTTTGTAGTACAACACATGCCGGTTGGATTTACTAAAGCCTTTGCAGATAGATTAAATGAAAATAGTGAAATGGAAGTTAGAGAAGCAACGGATGGAGAAGTTTACAGAAGAGGAGTTGTTTATGTAGCACCTGGTGGATATCATATGGAATTGGATTCTAGTTCGAGAATAAAGCTTACAACAGAACCACCTATATGGGGAGTAAGACCAGCAGTTGATAAGCTATTTATATCTGCATCTAAAATTTATAAATCTCATATAGTTAGTGCAGTTTTAACTGGAATGGGTAAGGATGGATCAAATGGTACAGAAATTATTAAAAATAATGGTGGAGTAACTATTTCAGAGTCTGAAACAACCTGTGTTATATATGGAATGCCTAAAGCAGCATTTGAAACTGGAAAAGTAGATATTGTCCTTCCAATAGAGAATGTAGCAGATGAAATAACAAAGATCGTACAAGGGTATAGGAGGTAGAAAAATGGATATTGGGGAATTTAAGAAGTGGGTATTAAAGGATTTTGGATTAGATTTATTTGCTTATAAGGAAAATCAGCTTCATAGAAGAATTCTCAGTCTAATATCAAGAGTAGGGGCTTCATCTATTGATGAATATGTTACAATTTTAAAGAAAGATCAAGATCAAAGACAAAGATTTTTAGATTTTATAACTATTAATGTTACTGAATTTTTTAGAAATCCTGAAATATTTAAAGAAGTTGAAAAAGAAATAAGAAATATAATGCTTTCTAGTAAAGAACCACTTAAGGTATGGAGTGCAGCATGCTCAATAGGAGCAGAACCATATTCCTTGGCTATTATATTAGATAAATTAGACTCTTCAAGAAAAAGTAATATAACAGCAACTGATATTGATTCTACCATATTAAGTAAAGCAAAACTTGGAGAGTACACAGAAAATGAAATAAAAAATGTAGAAAAGAAAGATTTAGATAAATATTTTAAAATAGTGGGCGATAAATATATTATAGATAATAAAATAAAAAGAATGATAACATTTAAAAAGCATGATTTAATATTAGATTCTTATGATAACAATTTTGACTTGATAGTATGTAGAAATGTAGTTATATATTTCAATCAGGATGTTAAGGAAAAAATCTACAAGAAATTTAGTCAATCATTAAAAAAAGGGGGTTTGCTTTTCGTAGGAGCTACTGAAAGCATATACAATTACAAAGAATATGGGTTTGAAAAAGCATCAACCTTTATTTATAAGAAGCTGTAAGGAGGGGAATTTATGGATACATCTCAATATTTGTCGATATTTTTAGAAGAATCTATGGATAATTTACAAACTTTAAATGAAGCACTCCTTCAATTAGAGCAGGAGCCAGATAATGTAGATAAATTAAATGAAATATTTAGGGTTGCTCATACCATAAAAGGTATGGCAGCTACTATGGGATATAACACTATGGCGGCTTTAACTCATAAAATGGAGGATGTTCTTTCTGAGTTTAGAGATGGTGAACTTAAAGTTACTCAGGAGGTTGTAACTGTTTTGTTTAAATGTTTGGATACACTTGAACAAATGGTTGATAATATTCAAAATGGAGAGGAAGAAGAAATACCTGTAGATGATATTATAACAAAACTTGAATCTATAGCTAGTATGGTTAATTCTGATGAAAATGAAGAACAGACTAAAAATGTAGAAAATACCAACGATAAAGAAAGTGAAGAAAAAAATAGTAATATTAGTGAAAGTAAAATATCACTTAATGAGTATGATTTAAATGTTATAAAACAAGCTATTGAAAAGGGATATAATGCCTTTTATATAGATATTAATTTAAGTAAGGCTACTTTACTTAAATCAGCCAGGGCATTTTTGATATTCAAGAGTCTGGAAGAATGGGGCGAGATAACAAAATCTGTTCCAGCTACTGAAGATTTAGAAGCAGAAAATTTTGAATTTGAAATTCAGCTTATATACTTAACTAATAAAGAAGAAAAAGATGTAACTGAAATATTAAAGGAAATTTCAGAAGTAGAAAGTATAAAAGTAGAACAGCTTACAGAAGATAAACTTAAGGCTAAATATAAAATTAGCAAACAAAAAATAGAAGAAGAACAAAAAGCTAAGGTTGAAGAGGTTAAAGTCAAGGCAGAGAGTAATTCAAAAGCCAAGGCTAATACTAGTGCTAAGCCAGTTGCTAAAAAGACTAATCAAGCTCAAAATCATAAAAAAGGTCATCAATCAGTAAGAGTTGATTTAGAAAAACTTGATAAGTTTTTAAATATGGTGTCAGAACTTGTTATAAATAGAACAAGACTTGAGCAGATAAGCCAAAACTACAAACTTGTTGAACTTAATGAAACCTTAGAGCAGGTAGCTAGAACTACAAATGATCTTCAAGAATTAGTTATGAAAATAAGAATGCTTCCACTTGATACTGTATTTAATAGATTCCCAAGAATGATAAGAGACTTATCAGTAGAACTTGATAAAGAAATGGAACTTATTATTGAAGGGCAGGATACTGAACTTGATAGAACAGTTATAGATGAAATTGGAGAACCACTTATACATCTTATTAGAAATGCAGCTGATCATGGTATAGAATCAAAAGTAGATAGACTCAAGGCTAATAAAGACCCTGTAGGCAAAATAAGACTCATAGCATATCAAGAGGGAACTAAGGCAGTAATAAAGGTTCAAGATGATGGATATGGAATTGATGTAGATAAAGTAAGAGAAAAAGCCGAAGAAAGGGGAATAAGCACAGAAAATTTAACAGAAGATCAAATAATAAATTTAATATTCGATCAAGGGTTTAGCACAAACGATAAAGTAACAGACATATCAGGAAGAGGAGTTGGTATGGATGTTGTAAAGACAAAAATACAATCTCTTGGTGGAACTGTTGATATGACAACAGAAAAAGGTAAAGGTAGTACATTTACTATAAAATTACCGTTAACACTTCAAATTATTACAGCATTATTAGTAAAGGTAGGAGAAGAGAACCTAGCTATTTCATTAAATGCTATTGATAGTGTAATTGATTATAAGGAGACAGAAATAAAGAAAACTAATAATAAAGAGGTTATAATATACAGAGGTAAGGTTCTTCCAATAATTAGGATCAATGAAAAATTAGGACTTGAGAAAGTAAATACTGACAAGGTTTATATAGTAATAGTGAAAGTTGGAGACAAGATGGCAGGATTATGTGTAGATTCACTTATTGGACAACAGGATATTGTAATAAAGCCACTTGGAAAGACTTTAAAAGGTCTAAAAGAATACATTGGTGCAACCATATTGGGAGATGGTCTCGTAACTTTAATACTAGATGTTGCTTCTCTAGTTTAAAAGGAGGAAGATTATGAATTATTCACAATTAACGCCTATACAACTAGATGCAATAAAGGAAGTTGTAAACATTGGTTCTGGCAATGCTGCAACAGCATTGTCACAACTACTTAATAAAAAAATAGATATGACAGTACCAGATGTTAATATAGTTCCATTTGAAACTCTCTTTTCTGAACTTGGTGAGGAAAAGATAGTAGTTGGAGTTGTGGTTAGGGTACTTGGAGATACTCCTGGAAATATTTTATTTGTATTTGAAAAGGAAACAGCTGTTGAAATAGTTGAAAGATTAACTGGTACTAAAGATGATGAGTTAACAGATTTGAGCTCTTCAGTATTATGTGAAATAGGAAATATAATATCAAGTTCATATATGAATGCTATAGCTAGATTTACAAATTTGGTTATAACACCATCAGTACCAGCTTTTAGCTATGATATGTTAGGAGCTATTCTTACAACTAGTTTTATTGAGGCTGGTCAATATGATGACAATGTCCTTGATTTAGAAACAGTTTTTCTTCAAGATAAAACCAAAAATATAAGCGGGCACTTTTATTATATACCAATGCCTGGCTCGTTAGAAAAAATATTAAATATTTTAGGAGTAAATTAATATGGAGGTTGAAAAAAATGGCTAAAGTTTTAATTGTTGATGATGCTGCTTTTATGAGAATGATGATAAAGGATATACTGGAAAAAAACGGTTTTGAAATAGTAGGTGAAGCAAGTAACGGTTTAAAAGCTGTAGAAATTTATAAAAAAGAAAAACCAGATGTAGTAACGATGGATATAACTATGCCAGACATGGATGGTATAGAAGCTGTTAAGGCTATAAAGGCATTTGATCCTGCTGCAAGAGTTATAATGTGTTCTGCAATGGGTCAACAAACTATGGTTATGGATGCTATAAGAGCAGGAGCAAGGGACTTTATAGTAAAGCCTTTTCAAGCAGATAGAGTTCTTGAAGCTATAAAGAAAGCGTTAGGATAAGGTATAGGAGAACATTTATTAACACTTCATAATGTTTAAGTAGAAGTGATTTTAAAGTAAATAGGGGTGAGATAATGCAGGTTGTTGTTTTTAAATTAAACGATGAGCAGTTTGCAGTTGAAACATCAAGAGTTCAAACTATTGTTGAGAGTATGACTGTAACCAAAGTACCTAAAGCACCTGATTACGTTAAGGGACTGATAAATATAAGAGGTAATGTGCTTTCATTGTTAGATATAAATCTTTTACTTGATATATATGAATCTGAATGTGAAGATGAGAGCATAATAATATTAAAATTAGAAGAAGAACTAGTTGGAATATCAGTTAACCAAGTAGATGAAGTATTAGATATAGAAGAGAATTTAATAGAAAAAGTAGATGACGATAAAAAAGATTATGTAAAAGGCGTTATTAATTTTAAGGATAGAATAGTCACTCTTATTGACATAGATAAATTAGTGAAAAATTGAAAATGAAGAAATGAAAAAGAAATGAGGGAAAATTATGGCAGACGTTTTATCACAAAGTGAAATAGATGCCCTATTATCTGCCTTATCCTCCGGCGAACTTCAACCTGATGAACTTCCAAAAGAAGAGGAAAAGCAAAAAGTAAAAGTGTATGATTTTACGAGTCCGCAGAAGTTTGCAAAGGAGCATATAAGAACCCTTGAGCTTATTCATGATAATTATTCAAGAATAATGTCCAATTATTTAACAGCACAACTTAGGGATAATGTAAAAGTAAAAATAGAAACAGTTGAACAAATAACCTATGAGGAGTTTATTCATTCGGTTCCAAATCCAACAATTTTAACAATATTTAGAATGCCACCTCTTAAAGGATCTATTTTGTATGAAACAAATCCTCAGTTTATATATCAGGCTATTGATATACTTCTTGGTGGTAATGGTGAAGGAAAGTATAAACCAAGAGACATAACTGATATAGATAAGAATATTATTATGAAAATAAACCAAGGTTTAATTGATAATCTAAAGTTAGCATGGGGGGAAGTTATTAATGTTGAGCCAGAGATAGAATCTCTCGAAACAAATCCAGCACTTAATCAAACATTGGCCCCTCATGAGCCGGTTGCACTTATAACTTTTTCGGTAGATGTCGGAAATAGTCACACTTATATTAATATTTGTATACCTTACCTTAGCATAGAAAAAATACTAGATAAGCTTGTTGTACAATATTGGTATCAAGAAAACGACGAAGAAATAGTTAAAGAATCAAGGGTTGAATTAAGAAAAAGATTAGATGTAGTAGAAGTTCCTGTAATAGCTAAACTGGGGAATACAGAAATAACTGTGGAGGATTTTTTAAGATTATCTATTGGAGATGTAGTAACTCTAAATAGTAAGTGTAGCGATCCGGTTCCTGTATATATTTACGACAATTTACATTTTTTGGCTGCGCCTGGAATCTTGGGCAAGAATATGGGAATCAAGATATTAGATAAAATTGATAAGGATGTGGGAAAATATGAGTGATGGATTTCTTTCACAGGAGGAAATAGATTCTCTTTTGAATGGAGGAGACAGTAGTAGTTCGAGTTCATCAGAACAACAAAACGAAAATACCGCCAGTGATAATGATTTAAATGATATAGAAAAAGATTTACTAGGAGAGATAGGAAATATCTCTATGGGTTCGGCATCTACAGCACTTTCAACCATAATTGGTCAAAAAGTAAATATAACTACGCCAATAGTAAGTGTAACAACACTTGAGAATTTAAAGAAAAGCTTTGAGGTTCCAAATGTTGCTCTGGATGTAAAATATGTAAGCGGAATTTCGGGAGAAAATCTGCTTGTAATGAAAGTTACAGATGCTGCAGTAATTGCTAATTTGATGATGGGTGGAGATGGTAAGGTTGAGAGTAAGGCCTTATCAGAAATTGAATTGAGTGCAGTTTCAGAGGCTATGAATCAAATGATTGGATCCTCTGCAACATCAATGGCAACTATGCTATTACGTGAAGTAAATATATCACCACCTGTATCTAAAATTTGGGATTCTAAAACAGATGTATTAACAGAAAATATCAAGGAAGATGAAAATATAGTTCAAGTTGCATTTAAGCTAACAATTGGAGATTTAGTTGATAGCCAGATAATGCAAATACTTCCTATAGATACATCTAGAAAAATGATTGATATAATGATGGGTGGAAATAGTGGCTCAAAAGAACAATCAGAACCTAAAGAAAGTGAGCCAAAAGCATCAGAAAATAGAACTCCAGAACCAACTGTAAATACTACTACACAAACAAATACATCAGCGCCGCCAATGCAGCAAGCGCAGCAACCACAGATGATGCCTCAAGGTCAGCCAATGCAGCAATCACCACAAATGATGGGGCAACCAATGTATCAAACACCTCAACCACAGATGATGCCTCAGGGTCAAGTATACGGGCAACCACAGGTGGAGGTCAATAGAGCGTCATTCCAACCACTTCAAGCTTCGGAAATATATGGCGCGCCTAAAAACATAGATCTTATTTTGGATGTTCCTCTCGAGATTTCAGTTGTACTAGGTAGAGCTAAGAAAAGTATAAAAGATATATTAAACTTAGGTACTGGTTCGCTTGTAGAACTGGATAAACTTGCAGAAGAACCAGTTGAAATATTAGTAAATGGTAAAAAAGTTGCTTATGGAGAAGTTGTAGTAGTTGATGAAAATTTTGGTGTTAGAATTACAAGCATTGTTGATAATGAAGAAAGAATAAAGAGCTTAAAAAAATAGACTATTTTAAATAACCGGTTTATCGTACCCGGTTATTTTTATATATATCTGTTATAATAAATTTTACAAGTACTAATATAAACTTTAAAATGGTAATTACGATAATAAACTATAGATAAAAACATGGCTTTAAAACTTTAAAAATGAAGTTACTAGCTTTAAGGAGTGTAGAATTATGAAAATAAATAATGTAGGTGCAGGAAACAAGATTGAGTTGTATAATTTCAATAAAAATGTTAATGACATAAAAAATAATACTCCTAAAGAAAAAGACGTTATTGAAATATCTACTAAAGGTAGATACCTCAGTACTTTTTCCCAAGATGAATCTATACAAAAAGCTGGTACTAAAAGGGTAGAAGAGATAAAAAAGCAAATTGAACAAGGAAGTTATAAAGTAGATACAAATTCACTTGCAAAGAAAATTTTAGATCATGTAAAAGGGAGAGAAGTTTAGTTATGAAAGAAGAGCTAAAAAAAGTTATGAGTGATGAGTTTAATTCTCTTGAGAGGTTACTTGATTTACTTTTAACTCAGCAGCAGTTTCTTATTAAAAAAGATGTTTTTGGACTTGATAAAATGGTCGTAGAGATTCAAAAAGTTAATAAGGAAGTAGCTTCAAGTGAAATGAGTAGGCTTAAATTGGTAGGAGACAAGACAATGAAGGATTTGCTTAGAGAAATAAGTGATGAATCTTTAAATAAAATATATTTAAATATGAGAGGTTTACTTGAAAAGATAAAATTTCAAAAGGATTCCAATGAATTGTTAATTAAGCAAGGACTTGTTTTTACAACAAAAGTGTTAAATGCTATTAATCCAAATGGTAATACAGCCAAAACATATAATTGTTATGGCAAAACAAGGTAAGATGAGGTGAAATTATGCCAGGATTATTTGGAACTTTAAATGTAGGAGTCAGTGGACTTACAGTAAATCAACAGGCAATAGATGTTACAGGACATAATATTTCTAATGCTTCAACAGATGGATACTCAAGACAAAGGGTTGATATAAGAACAAGAATACCATATGGTATGCCAAGTATGGATAGTGCAGCTGGACCAGGTCTTTTTGGTACTGGAGCAGAGGTATACAATGTTGAAAGAGTAAGAGATAGTTTCTTAGATTATCAGATAAGAGATTTAACTAGCAAAAATGGTGCATACAAGACTACAAACAACTATTTAAGTGAAGTAGAAAGTATGTTTGATGAATCCTCTAGTTCAGGAATTTCAGGATCTATAACAACTTTCTTTTCAGCAATTCAAAACTATACTAATGCTAGTTCAGCAACTCCAACTAGTATGAAAAGTATTATAAGTAATGCACAAACTATGACTAATGAATTAAACCACGTGTACTCACAACTCACATCGTTAAAAAGCGATGTTCAACTAGCAATTAAAGATGATGTAGTTTCAATGAATAGTATGATTGATAAAATAGATTTATTGAATCAACAGATAATAACAGTAAAACAGTCAGGAAAAGAACCTAATGACTTAGAGGATAGTAGAGATTTACTACTAGATCAACTTAGTGAAAAGTTTGGAATAAATGTAGATAGCAGTCCTGAGTTTGATGGACATGATGTATCTGTTATAGATAAAATAGGAAACATAAATCCTACACTTGTTAAATCAGTAGGTAATGATCAAGTAAATAGATTCTCTTATATTGATACTGTAACTAAAGGAGCAGACACGGGCACCAAAAATGCTGCAGGTGAAACAATATATTCTTATGAAGTTGATTATTATAAATTGGGTAATAAAGCAACCAGTGATAATAGAGTTAAATTAAATATAAATATGACAGAATCTCAAGCTAAAGAACTTCAGCAAAGTAGAGTTCTTATGGCAAACAAAGATGGAGTTGCATTATCGAGTGCTGATGGTACAACTAAAT
The Clostridium felsineum DSM 794 DNA segment above includes these coding regions:
- a CDS encoding chemotaxis protein CheD, whose protein sequence is MEEKGQIKEIRVGIADLNTAFSPNRIITVGLGSCIGIAIYDGRNKVGGLSHIMLPDSTQFSKVTNPYKFADLAIPILIKKLEGMGGNIRNMQAKIAGGASMFNFSDKSMNMDIGNRNGISVKKVLKDLKVPLLSEDIGGNKGRTMIFNTLDGSVDIRTVGVGIKKI
- a CDS encoding CheR family methyltransferase, with the protein product MDIGEFKKWVLKDFGLDLFAYKENQLHRRILSLISRVGASSIDEYVTILKKDQDQRQRFLDFITINVTEFFRNPEIFKEVEKEIRNIMLSSKEPLKVWSAACSIGAEPYSLAIILDKLDSSRKSNITATDIDSTILSKAKLGEYTENEIKNVEKKDLDKYFKIVGDKYIIDNKIKRMITFKKHDLILDSYDNNFDLIVCRNVVIYFNQDVKEKIYKKFSQSLKKGGLLFVGATESIYNYKEYGFEKASTFIYKKL
- a CDS encoding aminotransferase class IV, with amino-acid sequence MEKCVQEYFVLNGKVENVEVFDGNFVNRGKSIYEVIRIIDGVPLFLDKHIARLERSFGLEQLKMSTDIKHVKRDIFTLIKANKAKEGNIKIVFNYLDGEYSTYLYFIKHKYPDKLDYENGVKTILYNGERENPNAKVINLNFRQMVDKEIKEKGVFEAILVDRNGNITEGSKSNIFMVQDNIVYTAPKEDVLPGITREVIVEICKQCGYTVEDRRISCKEISKLQGLFISGTSPKVLPISQVDNIEINSQNNETIRNIRKTYDNYISNYIKNFDSKS
- a CDS encoding protein-glutamate methylesterase/protein-glutamine glutaminase; the encoded protein is MEKIKVIVVDDSALMRKLISDMLESNEGIEVIATAVNGEDLLNKLKVMRPDIITLDIEMPVMNGIDTLKAIKKMQINIPIIVFSSISQKGMKYTMECLYLGAFDFIPKPEKMFEISKMKDGLIERIKVAYSQNKNRNAIKVNPVIKHEIKRVNNDNIEAVVIGASTGGPKALYKVITKFPKNMNVPVFVVQHMPVGFTKAFADRLNENSEMEVREATDGEVYRRGVVYVAPGGYHMELDSSSRIKLTTEPPIWGVRPAVDKLFISASKIYKSHIVSAVLTGMGKDGSNGTEIIKNNGGVTISESETTCVIYGMPKAAFETGKVDIVLPIENVADEITKIVQGYRR
- a CDS encoding flagellar assembly protein A encodes the protein MDKEIISGTTVEECLEKACSKYNLSKNNIKYEVIEVKNGLFKKRASIEVEIVDNSNEEDNKKDGNVEILNGKINVKDPEEGGECAKIVVPSNIGVQINGKEVKGTGEIYNSSDIEIYFHEIEKPERKVAINTSPDKMNAYISINYVNKNVYKLKDALASNKVVLESEILRTEKPPMYTKEEILEILKASNINYGIISDNLLKCTSGEEIIDLPIAQGVKVENDEDDKIEFKFSIKKNNKFQENQNGKIDFKSIGFINAVEEGTILAERHAGKEGHDGRDIYGNVIKKKSGKIVKINIGEGCEFKNENVVVAVRKGEPIYTGNKISVIAIHEVNSDVDLKTGNIKFVGDVFIHGNVSESMKVESEHNIKIDKNVQNATVSANGNIIIEKNAIFSNIFGGGQDVFVLKQLEFLNTIDLNIKNIIEAVGQVKHYNIHGKGSTDGQILKALLEGKFRLLPRLCEKFIEICDMEANADIVNFFKSKIIGMGPLNVENLNELDDLALLCEQKVTNLKNMLSVPVDVSVGYCQNSKIESSGNIFITGKGEYISNLTARNNIIFTNDNSVARGGTIKAKNEIKCGVIGSIAGVSTKIQVERHGNIYAEIAYQNTRFVIGNKEHVVENPCKGVHVYINKDDELIVDKLLL
- a CDS encoding chemotaxis protein CheW, with the translated sequence MSDGVKILIFVVGEEYYAADIVQVERILGHEMSTKLPDVPDFVNGVINYEGGILPVISLAKRFSLKEKEISDETKVIVSKIQKGKIGIIVDLVSEVRDIESKDIEEQPNVISGISKRYIKGLIKVDGKIVIFLDISKILTDEEKELL